TGAGCTCCAACCTGTTGATTTCAGTCCCCCCACAGCTACAGGTTTAAGCTTTGTCTTTTGATCCAGCAGGTCTGACCCATTCTTGCCTGGTGCTGGTGTCTCCTGGCCAGGCTAGTCCTAAAGTGTTCCTATAATGCTGATTGCACTTTGGCCTGTGtataattcaggaagaaataaCTAAATAGGAAGGCAAATAATTACAAGATCAGATTCCAACACTCCTGTGTGACTTGAGAATAACTCAATGTAAATGGGTTGTCACTCATTATTGAAGGTACTGCTTACTGTGTTATCTCAAACATATTAAATAAGTCTTTACCCTGAAATCAGgtgcagagaaaagggaagtaaAGGTGGCAGCGCgtttaatttgtcttttactCTCAAGGTGGGTGTCTGGTGAAGGCCATCAGCTTGGACCTGGGGTTTGAAGGCAGATTCCTGGGCTCTCTTCACCTTGGCTGAGCTCTTGACTTGAAATCCCGAGGCTTTTCCCTCCAGAGAGCTCCATCTCATTGGAGCAgaccctcccctcctcctggcCCCCTCCTGTCCTCCCTGCGGCCGGCTTGGGTTAGGGGTGGAGGAAGGCACTGGAGCGGCTCTCCAGAAAAGGGAATTACAGCGACCTGTGGGAGGTTCCCGCAGGTCACCCGGGAGCTGCTTCCTCCCACTCCCAGCCCGCCGGCAGGAACTTTAAGTCGCCGCCGGCTCCGTGCCGGTGCCACTGGCTCCGGCAGCATGAGAGCGAGCGGCGTCCTTCTGCTGGCGCTCCTGGCGCTgcgggcagagctgcaggcagcgcCCACCGCAGGCAAGTACGGGCGGGCTGGGAGCCCCGGCCTCGCCAGCACTGAgggtgttttctgtgtgttcGCAGACTCAcgggatggtttgggttggaaggggggGCACTGCTGCGACCCCCTGCAGTGGCAGGGACATCCTCCCCTAGATCCGTGTTGCTGGGGATGTGTTTAATTAAATGTCTGCTTTAATCCCCGTGTTTCTGAAAGCTTCCTGTGAGGAGCTGGAGCCCTGCTCAGGTTTAGCCCTGGCTTCAATTGTGTAACCTTTGAGTTCAACAAAACTCCCGCCGGGATGCGAAGGGTTGCGGGACCGGCACGCAGGCACAGGGATGCTCGGGGGAGGTTTGGTTGAACCAGTGCCTGGGGCAGGGACTGGTGCCGATGCAGCCCCGACAGAGCCCGCGGTGCTGCACCGGGACTGGGATGGGCTGGACCCTGATAGTCCTGCTGGTGGCTGCCCCAGTGCTTGGCCTGGGGGCTGTTCAGGGCATTTCCCATCGTGAGCCCTCTGGAAGCACCAGCCCAGGGGAGGTGCCGTTCTGGAGAGGGGAAATTACCAAGGAAGAATAGTTTTCCttctaatattatttttttgggggggaaaacCGGCCACGTTTCAACACAGTGAAAACAGCCCTTCTGTTGAATGAGCCATGAAGTGATTTTGAGAGCATTTTGCAGAGCCTCTTCTTTCAGAATGCTCCTGCCCGCATCGCCAGCTGAGCTCAAACTCTgaggcagcaccagctcctgtgCAGTGGGAGCccagtttgctgctgctctgtaacAGGATGCTGGGGCCATCGTGCACTGATCTAAGTGTGCCAGCAGAAATGTCATCACTTCCCAGTGCTCCTCTTGAGACCTGAGTTTCTTTTGGCCTCAGCTACAGGCTGGTTCTAAGCCCTGTGGCGTAACCCACCTTCTGCCAGCAACCAGAGGTGCTGGTGCCTCCGCTGCCAAAGCATTGGTCCTGTTCCCTGTCCCGGAGCAATGCCAGGGAGACGGCACTGCTGTGGGGAGCCATGGGCTGCGCTGCTGCCGAGTGGGATCGTGTGCTGCTGCTCAATGAGAGCTCATAGACCTGAGTGCTCCCAGTTCCTGCATTCCTGCCCTGGTTAAACAGCACCTACTGTATTTGGGCTGGTTTTGctaagcagctgctgcagtcacACACTCTCTTGCTTCTCCTCTCCACATTCTGCCCAGCTCCTCAAGCCCTGCACCCGCTCCCTGCGCGGTGCCTGTCTGTGGGTGGGATTCGGGGTGCACGGGATGGAGCCGGGGGGGTTGGAGCTTTGGGTGCGATGGCCGGGAGCTGCGGGTGCGAGGGCAGCGCACGGGGTGacgctgctgctctctgctccgTTCCAGGGCGCCCCGGAGCAGCCCCGGACCCGCGGCTAAAGCCAGAATGTCCTGGACGCGCTCTGGTCGGGAAGAGCCTTTTGCCTGGGGACCGGCCCAGCGCGGTGCCCGTTCCGCTGCCCGGGAATGCCGCCCGCGATGGGACCTGGGAGTCGTGTGCGGAGTGGGTGTGTAAGGACCAGCGCCTGCCCGTGGCTGCTACAACGTCTGCTCCGGGGAAGAAGCCGGAGCCCGGGAGGGGGCCTGCGGCAGGGAACAAGCCCGCACCGGCCGGGAACAAGCCCGCACTGGATGGGAACAAGCCCGCACCGGCTGGGAGCAAGCCCGCACTGGCTGGGAACAAGCCCGCACTGGATGGGAACAAGCCCGCACTGGGTGGGAACAAGCCCGCACTGGGTGGGAACAAGCCCACACTGGCTGGGAACAAGCCCGCACTGGATGGGAGCAAGCCCGCACTGGGTGGGAACAAGCCCACGCTGGATAAGAACAAGCCCACGCTGGATAAGAACAAGCCCACGCTGGATAAGAACAAGCCTGCGCCAGATGGGAACAAGCCCGCTCCGCCTGGGAAGCCAGACACAGGGAAGAAACCCAGTTCAGGGAAGAAGCCAGCATGTGGGGGGAAGACTGAGACTCAGGAGAAGCCAGAGGTCGTAGCAAAGCCAGGGGCTGGAGGGAAGCCGGGGGTTGGAGAGAAGCCAGAGGCTGGGGAGAAGCCGGCCACTGGGGATAAACCTGTGCTGGGGGAGAAGCCGGAGACTGGGGGGAAGCCAGAAGCTGGGGGGAAGCCGGAGGCTGGGGAAAAGCCAGAGAGCGAGGGGAAGCCTGAGGCAGGAGAGAAACCTGAGTCTGACCAGGGTGACAGTGGGGAGGATGATGAGACagatgatgacgatgatgatgatgatgatgatgatgataaggGTAAAAATGAGCatggtgatggtgatgataATGGTGACGATGATGGCAACGACGATGGCGGcagtgatggtgatgatgatggagATGACAATGGCAATGAGAATGGAGATGATGCTGGAGATAATGATGGCGATGATGATGGAGATGATGGCAATGATGATGGCAACAACAATGGTGATGATAATGGGGATGACGGTGATGGCGATGGTGATGGCAACAGTGATGACGACAATGGCGATGACAACAGCTATGACAATGGCTatgatggtgatggtggtgatgatgaAGACTATGGAGATGATGGTGGTGATGAAGATGATGACAGtgatgatggtggtggtggttatGGCGATGACACTTGGTGATCGATGCCACCAGGTGTGTGAGGAAGCAAGCAGAGCCTGTGGTGGGTGGGTGAAGGGGTGGCTGCCCTGGggctcctcctctgcctcactCTGCCGGGGCTGGCCCCGAGCACCAGCCACGTTTGGTCAGGTCCTTCTCTTTCCTAATAAACCTCACACTGAGCCACCAGCTTGGCGTGACAAGCTATCCCTGCTCAGTGCCTGGCATGGCCAGCCCATcaaggctgccccagccctgtcGCATGCATAAGGAGCTCCTGTGCCTGCTTCTGCCTAGTGTGAGCCTAGCAGGGCCCTTTGCACAGCAACATGACCTGGTCCCCTGTGAGAGAGCCGCAGGAATGGCCCTGCCAGGAACAACAGAACATCTCTGGGCCAGGAGACCCTACCCAGCTCCCCAGGGGCTCCTTGGGGTGAGCTGCCCCACGGCCACCCTCCAGCATCCTCTGGCAGCAGCCGCCATGGCAGAGCTTGGCCAGGGCCCGCATGGGCTCCTGGAGCTGGGGACAGACCCATCCCCAGGACGTGCTGCCGCGGTGACAGCCCCCTCTGGTCCCAGTCCCTCCTGCAGGGCTCGAAGCTCCCAGGGCAGCTGCGGGGGCTCACCAGGATCCTGATGCAGCAGGAGCCGGCCAGTGGTCATTGCAGAATGCGTTTACTGGGGGTGGGGAGCTCTGAGACCCCCGTGCTCTGCAGGGAGCCGAGGGTGAGGGGTGGAGGTGGGACTGGGGGAACGAGCCCTTATCCAGCAGCTGGTGGGTCCCTCCGTGGCTGCTGTCTGTCCGTCTGTGTCTGTCCGGTGGCCGCGGAGGCTGGGTCCTTGGTCCAGGTCCACGCAGGGGTTAGGTGAGTCCTGGGGAGAGACCAAAGCATCCGTGCCCCAAGCCCTGGCTTTGGAGCACTCTGGGGTGCCCCCATTGACCCTGCTCAGGAAGCTGGGCTCCGGCCACAGCTGCACCCTCCCACAGCACCG
This is a stretch of genomic DNA from Lathamus discolor isolate bLatDis1 chromosome 11, bLatDis1.hap1, whole genome shotgun sequence. It encodes these proteins:
- the LOC136020646 gene encoding 41 kDa spicule matrix protein-like, producing the protein MRASGVLLLALLALRAELQAAPTAGRPGAAPDPRLKPECPGRALVGKSLLPGDRPSAVPVPLPGNAARDGTWESCAEWVCKDQRLPVAATTSAPGKKPEPGRGPAAGNKPAPAGNKPALDGNKPAPAGSKPALAGNKPALDGNKPALGGNKPALGGNKPTLAGNKPALDGSKPALGGNKPTLDKNKPTLDKNKPTLDKNKPAPDGNKPAPPGKPDTGKKPSSGKKPACGGKTETQEKPEVVAKPGAGGKPGVGEKPEAGEKPATGDKPVLGEKPETGGKPEAGGKPEAGEKPESEGKPEAGEKPESDQGDSGEDDETDDDDDDDDDDDDKGKNEHGDGDDNGDDDGNDDGGSDGDDDGDDNGNENGDDAGDNDGDDDGDDGNDDGNNNGDDNGDDGDGDGDGNSDDDNGDDNSYDNGYDGDGGDDEDYGDDGGDEDDDSDDGGGGYGDDTW